In bacterium, the following proteins share a genomic window:
- the sdhC gene encoding succinate dehydrogenase, cytochrome b556 subunit, with the protein MATPPVEGSTVPRPPRLAHHLGVRGWAYGGRYTVERYLFLLHRVSGVALILYLPVHVWITAQRLAGPAAWEATMRVFDRPVFVAGEFLILAAFVFHALNGIRLVLAHFGITLGRPILPVYPYPVALHRGRVLMWGLMVLAAALIIVSAADIILAMLGRG; encoded by the coding sequence ATGGCCACGCCGCCGGTCGAGGGAAGCACGGTTCCACGCCCACCGCGGCTCGCCCACCATCTCGGCGTCCGGGGGTGGGCGTACGGCGGCCGCTATACGGTCGAGCGCTACCTGTTTCTGCTGCACCGGGTCTCGGGGGTCGCGCTCATTCTGTACCTGCCGGTGCACGTGTGGATCACGGCACAGCGGTTGGCCGGCCCGGCGGCGTGGGAGGCGACGATGCGCGTCTTCGACCGCCCCGTGTTCGTGGCCGGCGAGTTCCTGATCCTGGCGGCGTTCGTTTTCCACGCGCTGAACGGCATCCGCCTGGTCCTGGCGCACTTCGGCATCACGCTGGGCCGGCCGATCCTTCCGGTGTATCCGTACCCGGTCGCCCTGCACCGCGGGCGGGTGCTGATGTGGGGCCTCATGGTGCTCGCCGCCGCGTTGATCATCGTCAGCGCGGCCGACATCATCCTCGCGATGTTGGGGCGGGGTTAG
- a CDS encoding succinate dehydrogenase iron-sulfur subunit produces the protein MRARAGLRPGDAVTVRVARYDPDRDRSLRWQEWQAPWEAGLTVLELLFRVKETQDGTLTFRAACRMGVCGSCGMHINGKPRLACDTQVAELGPRIVVGPLPNHDVIKDLVPDLDPTFARHRAVQPYLIRDDRVEMDRPTREYHQTPAEMNAYLQFAGCITCSLCVAACPVSATDRLFLGPQALAQAYRYTADSRDGGLAAREAGLARTHGVVSCHLAGACSEACPKGVDPALAIQLLNRALLTGPSHRGAAPLVEVGPPGAPPEDRPVAPPPTVTPGGGESAS, from the coding sequence GTGCGTGCGCGCGCGGGCCTGCGGCCCGGCGACGCCGTCACCGTCCGGGTCGCGCGCTACGATCCCGACCGGGACCGGAGCCTGCGCTGGCAGGAGTGGCAGGCGCCCTGGGAAGCCGGCCTGACGGTGCTCGAGCTGCTTTTCCGCGTCAAGGAGACGCAGGACGGCACGCTGACGTTCCGCGCGGCGTGCCGGATGGGCGTGTGCGGCTCGTGCGGCATGCACATCAACGGAAAACCGCGCCTGGCCTGCGACACGCAGGTCGCCGAGTTGGGCCCGCGGATCGTCGTCGGACCGCTGCCCAACCACGACGTCATCAAGGATCTCGTGCCGGACCTCGATCCGACGTTCGCGCGGCATCGGGCGGTCCAGCCGTATCTGATTCGGGACGATCGGGTCGAAATGGACCGTCCGACGCGGGAGTATCATCAGACGCCGGCCGAGATGAACGCGTATCTCCAGTTTGCCGGCTGCATCACCTGCAGCCTGTGCGTCGCGGCCTGCCCGGTGTCCGCCACCGACCGGCTGTTCCTCGGGCCGCAGGCCCTCGCCCAGGCCTATCGCTATACCGCCGACAGCCGCGACGGCGGGCTCGCCGCGCGCGAGGCCGGCCTCGCCCGCACCCACGGCGTCGTCTCCTGCCATCTCGCCGGCGCCTGCAGCGAAGCGTGCCCCAAAGGCGTGGACCCCGCGCTGGCCATTCAGTTGCTGAACCGCGCGCTGCTCACGGGGCCATCGCATCGCGGCGCGGCGCCGCTCGTCGAGGTCGGGCCGCCCGGCGCTCCGCCGGAGGACCGCCCGGTCGCCCCGCCGCCGACCGTCACGCCGGGAGGAGGCGAGAGCGCCTCGTAA
- a CDS encoding retroviral-like aspartic protease family protein, with the protein MGTFGYPIEIGPLSGDRWDKVEALVDTGATYTGIPRPVLDGLGITPTDRRTLRLANGQTIDRDAGLVLVRLDGRTVVTTCIFGDPGSMALLGAVTLEESALAPDPSTDVSSL; encoded by the coding sequence ATGGGAACGTTTGGGTATCCGATCGAAATCGGCCCGCTGTCCGGCGATCGCTGGGACAAGGTAGAGGCGTTGGTGGACACGGGTGCCACGTATACCGGGATCCCCCGCCCTGTCCTCGACGGCCTCGGCATCACGCCGACGGACCGGCGTACGCTGCGCCTTGCCAATGGCCAAACGATTGATCGCGACGCCGGGTTAGTGCTGGTGCGTCTCGATGGACGGACCGTCGTCACGACCTGCATCTTCGGTGACCCTGGCTCGATGGCGCTCCTTGGGGCGGTGACGCTCGAGGAAAGCGCCCTCGCCCCGGACCCATCCACAGACGTCTCCTCCCTGTGA